CGGCAGATCGCGGTGATAATCGAAATACGGTTCTTGGGTGCGCTCCCACCAGCGCAGCAGCGCGGGCTGCGAGGGCGCCTCGTACTTCGTAGAGAAGACGTAGGCGACGTCGAACAGGGAAGTGTCGTGGGCGGCGCGCGCGATCTGGGGCGCGGAGAAGTCCTCGACGGGCACGACGGGGACAGCGGATTTCACGTATCCCAGATACGGTTTCTCCAGCTCATTCGTCGCCGGCCAGGCGGTGAGCACGCGCGCAGTCGCGTGATGCGCCGACAGGAAGTCCGCCGCCGACTTGTGCAGCAGGACGTAGTCGCGGTAGGCGAGGTTGTCCTCCATGGGGAAGCGGTAGGGCGGATTGACGAACAGTCCCAGCAGAAAAGCTGCGCAGACCAGAGCGATGATGGCCGGCCATCCACGCACGCGGCGGCGCAGCGTGGAAACGCAAAGGATGATGACCAAGGGGACGGCCATCAGCATGTAGCGCGCCAGCACCGCGCCTCCGATCAGCGAGAGGGCGAAGACGTGGGCGAGGACGACGAGCGCGAAGATGGCCTGGATGTGCGGCAGGATCCTGGGACGCGTGACCGGCCCGACAGCGGCCGCGGGCTCGGGCAGCGGTGGCAGCATCATGGCCAGAGCGCCCGCGACCGTCAGCACGAACAGGTTCATGTATCCGGTCACCTGCCACAGGCGGCGCAAGGTGGCGAGCAGGATACGAACGGGCTGAAGCGTGGCAGAGACGTTGTAGCGGAAGAATTCCGGGTTGCCGAAGACATAGCCGGTGCGGTGATAGTGATAGGCGAACCAGGCGGAGAGCACGGCTGAAGGGACCAGGAGCAAGGCGAGCGACTCCCACCCGGCACGCTGCCGAGGCGCAATGGCGGAGCGAACGCGTCCCAAGCGTTCGGCCATCCACCAGCCGATCTCCCACAATGCCAGCGTGACCGGAACGAGGACAGCAGTCTCCTTGGCGAGCACCGCCAGGGAAAAGGCGGCAACGCAGGGGACGCGGCGGTCCTCGATGAAGAAGGCCAGGCCCCACAAGCCGAGCGCGGCTGCGGCTATGTCCACGTGGGCCATCGAGCTTTGGGCGAAGAAAACGGGATAGAGCGCGGTGCAGAGGGTGGCCGCGACGGCAACCCCTGGGTTCATGACGGAGTGCGCAAGGCGAAAGACCGCAGTCAGCCCCAGCGCGGCGAGAAGCAGCATCGCAGTACGAGTGACCGCGGGTACGAAGCCGGAAAGCTTCCACCAGAGGGCCAGCCAGGCCATGACCAGCGGCGGGTGGGCGTTGCTGGGGACGCTGTGCGGGATCAGAGCGCCGGTCTGGAGGAGGTCGTGCGCGGCGGGAACGTAGTAGCCCGCTTCGTCCCAATAGTAGGGCAGGCGGAGCAGGGGCGCGTGCGCGAGGAAAATCGCGCAGAAGATCAGGGCAAACGTGGAGACGAGGGGAAGAGAGCGAGCGCGCAAGAGTTTCCAGCTTCTCGTTTCTAGTTTCTCGACAAATCCCGTCGCACCGAAGTATCCCCTCAGTTCACCACGCCGGGCTGGGCCAGGCGAGGATCGAGTTTGATCTCGCCGAACGTCTTCTCGTAATTGACGACATTCTGCTGCAGGATGGTGAGCAGCGCCTTGGCCTGCTGCGGGCTGAGATAGACACCCTGGAAATTGGTGATCTCGACCGCGGTGGGCGTCTGCTGCTGCAGCGTGCCGAAGACCAGGAAGAAGTCCCAGACGCTGACGCGGATCTGGACGCTGTTGGAATAGCCTTCGCGATAGTCGCTCGTGTTCTTCAGAGTGATGTTGGGCTGCGGGGGCATGGTCATAGTCATGATTCCTTCGCGCAAGAGTGTAACTCGCCGGGGGTGAAGAATGCTGGGACGAATGGCTGCCCGGGGCCCCTGGATTGCGCTAGACTTTGTATATGCACCGCCGGGTGGTCATTGCCGTATTGGCCGCCGCGCTCCTGGTTCCCACTCTCGAAGCGCAGATGAGGGGCGTTTCCGCGCGAGGTCCGGTGCACGTGGCCCCTCGCATGGGGCCGGCAACCCGGATGATGGGTGCTCCGCGCAGGGCCGGAGCTCCGGCCGGTTTCGGGTTCAGAACGTCACCCGGATCCCGCCATGGTCCCATCATCGTGAATCGTGGGTTCCGCAATTTCCACCGCCACCGATTCATCCTTAACAGTGGCTGCTTCAACGGCGCATTCTTCGATCCCTTCTGCCGCAGCCAGTTCTTCGTGGCGCCGCCCATCTTCTGGCCCAGCTTTGACTACGGGATGCAGGCTTACCCCGTGGCGCAGCAAGTGCCGGCCGCCAACTACGACGACAGTGCGCTGCGGGTGCAGATCGAGAGGCTCACCGACGAAGTCGATCGGCTCAGGGAAGAGCAGGCCGCGCGCAACAATCCACCTTCGCCGCCCGTCGAAGCGCGCCCGACCCGCGCCGAACCGCCCACCATCCTGGTCTACCGCGACGGCCACCGCAGCGAGATCCAAAACTACGGCATCGTCGGGCAGACGCTCTGGATCTTTACTGAGCGGCACGCGAAGAAGGTCGCTCTCGGCGACCTCGATGTGGAAGCGACGAAGGCGGCGAACGAGGAACGCGGGGTGGGGTTCGTACTGCCGGAGCGGCACTAGAGCGGACGCTCACCTACCCGCCGGCAATGGCCCCGATGATCAAAAAGGGCTCCGTGCCCGAGGCGACCACCTCGGGCAGCGGAGTGTCCGGCGATTCGAGCGACCAATCCTCTTCGCACACATAGAATCGGAGGAAGTCTCTGCGTTTCAGGGTTACGTGGTCGCGGATGGTACCGCGCAGCATGGGGTACTTCGCCTCGAGGGCGTCAAGCACCGAGCGTTG
This genomic stretch from Terriglobia bacterium harbors:
- a CDS encoding DUF3467 domain-containing protein, with translation MTMPPQPNITLKNTSDYREGYSNSVQIRVSVWDFFLVFGTLQQQTPTAVEITNFQGVYLSPQQAKALLTILQQNVVNYEKTFGEIKLDPRLAQPGVVN
- a CDS encoding MoaD/ThiS family protein gives rise to the protein MIRVILPAHLRTLAKVEGEVKLEVAGQITQRSVLDALEAKYPMLRGTIRDHVTLKRRDFLRFYVCEEDWSLESPDTPLPEVVASGTEPFLIIGAIAGG
- a CDS encoding glycosyltransferase family 39 protein, whose product is MIFCAIFLAHAPLLRLPYYWDEAGYYVPAAHDLLQTGALIPHSVPSNAHPPLVMAWLALWWKLSGFVPAVTRTAMLLLAALGLTAVFRLAHSVMNPGVAVAATLCTALYPVFFAQSSMAHVDIAAAALGLWGLAFFIEDRRVPCVAAFSLAVLAKETAVLVPVTLALWEIGWWMAERLGRVRSAIAPRQRAGWESLALLLVPSAVLSAWFAYHYHRTGYVFGNPEFFRYNVSATLQPVRILLATLRRLWQVTGYMNLFVLTVAGALAMMLPPLPEPAAAVGPVTRPRILPHIQAIFALVVLAHVFALSLIGGAVLARYMLMAVPLVIILCVSTLRRRVRGWPAIIALVCAAFLLGLFVNPPYRFPMEDNLAYRDYVLLHKSAADFLSAHHATARVLTAWPATNELEKPYLGYVKSAVPVVPVEDFSAPQIARAAHDTSLFDVAYVFSTKYEAPSQPALLRWWERTQEPYFDYHRDLPPGLIARALRGRIVWQQERKGQWAAVIALERVENAEKERGPGFRVAIYDGSEP